A genomic stretch from Cyprinus carpio isolate SPL01 chromosome A12, ASM1834038v1, whole genome shotgun sequence includes:
- the LOC109058427 gene encoding charged multivesicular body protein 2a-like, whose translation MEFLFGKRKTPEEMLRQNQRALNRAMRDLDKERQRLEQQEKKIIADIKKMAKQGQMDAVKIMAKDLVRTRRYVKKFIMMRANIQAVSLKIQTLKSNNSMAQAMKGVTKAMATMNRQLKLPQIQKIMMEFERQSEIMDMKEEMMNDAIDDAMGDEDDEEESDAVVSQVLDELGLNLSDELSTLPSTGGNLSVATGKKAEPQATLADADADLEARLNNLRRD comes from the exons ATGGAGTTCCTGTTTGGAAAAAGAAAGACTCCGGAGGAGATGCTCAGACAGAATCAGAGAGCGCTAAATAGAGCAATGAGAGATCTAGACAAAGAACGCCAGAGACTGGAGCAACAGGAAAAGAAGATAATTGCTGACATTAAGAAAATGGCCAAACAAGGACAGATG GATGCTGTGAAGATCATGGCCAAGGACTTGGTGCGTACAAGACGATACGTCAAGAAATTCATCATGATGAGAGCCAATATTCAAGCTGTCAGCCTTAAAATCCAAACCCTCAAATCAAACAACAGCATGGCGCAGGCCATGAAAGGAGTCACCAAAGCTATGGCCACCATGAACAGACAG TTGAAGTTGCCACAGATTCAGAAGATCATGATGGAGTTTGAGCGCCAAAGTGAAATCATGGACATGAAGGAGGAGATGATGAACGATGCAATTGATGATGCAATGGGGGATGAAGACGATGAAGAGGAgag TGATGCTGTGGTTTCTCAAGTTCTGGATGAGCTGGGTTTGAATCTTTCTGACGAACTTTCAA CCCTGCCTTCTACTGGAGGAAATCTCTCGGTTGCAACTGGGAAGAAGGCTGAACCACAGGCTACGCTGGCAGATGCTGACGCTGACTTGGAGGCAAGGCTGAACAACCTCAGGAGAGACTGA
- the LOC109099453 gene encoding zinc finger protein 438 isoform X2, translating to MIFRDSVADMKTQEHRSSPLKTHTQSDARTHSQMKGLQFRSIAPKAPVVVPSSAVLSCQPSSALPEASTAVSPKSILVPAQNYALMQVAGQEGTFSLVALPQAQQQQPIQKNLKLPIPRYQPVKSKSAPEKGSNKMLSPAKVSATIQAQSSAMTSDPVSEQLVVIDAPTSSEINVAPLLPGSQTDRKVEQKSDASPLKSQHYPSGTSLVAHVKKISPVKPQIESQASAGSAITVLSPTVFSKAVQIIPSPPKGKLPILPYAKVKNSLLAPTSFASTPFPDKQTVSGAKSSLKIPPDKIKSTDSKVESESLSQDHSNTQIKKPPGKRRGRKRKTMEDILAFEARKKRSLSFFRRRVPDKPPVGVSNSASQEKLLDISKKYRSIRPKPVLVMETTIPQLVPLPSLSTSENLDQEQLLLGQQISGKQSSQATEQQPAVDCKGGGGVIYTGSRPLHRCPTCNRCFQFKHHLQSHMNSHSNLRPYVCLVCRKAYAHSGSLSTHMKLHHAESRPRKSLCCEFCEKSFGYVGVYFSHLREVHRVILTVEPSISQHKENMSVEESSEADEQASEQHVDPVELQIKCGRCQAITPTFADMKLHLLYVHGEEVQVRLRDGAMHGGRDAEDELVKHAAHYWRQLNEKRNLVHCGTCDEEEFSFSKLKRHLHSQHQEARESQEEEEEEEMIGKEGRVLRGLSKGISLRVGSHFNCILCSKVFNKKQDVIEHWRAQHNCENPTLLWDVLDFKGESKLTDGPN from the exons GTGATGCACGTACCCACTCCCAAATGAAGGGTCTCCAGTTTCGCAGCATTGCCCCCAAAGCCCCAGTAGTGGTTCCATCATCTGCAGTTCTATCCTGCCAGCCTTCCTCAGCCCTTCCAGAAGCATCCACAGCTGTCAGCCCCAAATCCATCCTTGTCCCTGCCCAGAACTATGCACTCATGCAGGTGGCTGGACAAGAGGGGACCTTCTCATTGGTGGCCTTACCTCAGGCACAACAGCAACAGCCAATCCAGAAGAACCTTAAGCTGCCTATTCCTAGATACCAACCGGTGAAAAGCAAGAGCGCTCCAGAAAAAGGCAGTAACAAGATGCTGAGTCCAGCCAAGGTTTCTGCAACCATACAAGCTCAATCATCTGCTATGACATCAGACCCAGTATCTGAGCAGCTTGTTGTGATTGATGCTCCTACTTCGTCTGAAATCAATGTTGCACCCTTGCTCCCAGGTTCACAGACAGATCGAAAAGTGGAGCAAAAAAGCGATGCCAGTCCACTCAAAAGCCAGCACTATCCTTCTGGAACCTCCCTTGTTGCCCATGTCAAGAAAATCTCACCAGTTAAACCCCAAATAGAGAGTCAAGCCTCGGCTGGCAGTGCCATCACAGTCCTCTCACCCACTGTCTTTAGCAAAGCTGTTCAGATCATTCCATCTCCACCCAAGGGCAAGCTGCCCATCTTGCCCTATGCCAAGGTGAAGAACTCCCTCCTGGCACCAACCAGCTTTGCCAGCACCCCATTCCCAGACAAGCAGACTGTGAGTGGAGCCAAAAGCAGCCTGAAAATCCCTCCAGACAAAATCAAGTCCACAGACAGCAAAGTTGAAAGTGAAAGCCTAAGCCAAGACCACAGCAACACCCAAATCAAGAAACCTCCAGGCAAGAGACGGGGGAGGAAGAGGAAAACCATGGAGGATATTCTAGCCTTCGAGGCTCGAAAGAAGAGATCCTTATCGTTTTTCAGAAGGAGAGTGCCTGATAAACCTCCAGTTGGTGTGTCGAATTCTGCCTCTCAAGAGAAGTTGTTGGACATATCCAAAAAGTATCGGAGTATTCGTCCCAAGCCGGTACTGGTAATGGAAACCACTATTCCACAACTTGTTCCGCTTCCTTCCTTGTCAACATCAGAGAACCTTGATCAGGAGCAGCTCTTATTAGGACAGCAGATATCAGGAAAACAGTCTTCGCAAGCTACTGAGCAGCAACCTGCAGTAGATTGTAAAGGTGGTGGGGGAGTGATTTACACAGGAAGTCGTCCTCTGCACCGATGTCCTACCTGCAACAGGTGTTTCCAGTTCAAGCATCACTTGCAGAGCCACATGAACAGCCACAGTAACCTGCGGCCTTATGTCTGCCTGGTATGCAGGAAGGCCTACGCTCACTCGGGCAGTCTTAGCACTCATATGAAACTGCACCATGCGGAAAGCAGGCCCCGGAAGAGCCTTTGCTGTGAATTCTGTGAGAAGTCATTTGGCTATGTGGGTGTCTACTTCAGCCACTTGAGAGAGGTGCACCGGGTAATACTCACCGTTGAACCGTCCATCAGTCAACACAAAGAAAACATGTCTGTAGAAGA GTCTTCAGAAGCTGATGAACAGGCCTCAGAACAACATGTTGACCCAGTCGAGCTACAAATTAAGTGTGGGCGCTGCCAGGCCATCACCCCTACCTTTGCTGACATGAAGCTGCATTTGTTGTACGTGCACGGAGAGGAGGTCCAGGTGCGACTGAGGGATGGGGCCATGCATGGGGGCCGTGATGCAGAGGATGAACTGGTCAAACATGCAGCACATTACTGGAGGCAGCTCAATGAGAAACGCAACCTAGTACACTGCGGCACATGCGATGAGGAGGAGTTCTCCTTTTCCAAGCTCAAACGACACCTCCATTCTCAACATCAAGAAGCTAGAGAGAGtcaagaagaggaggaagaagaggagatgATAGGTAAGGAGGGCCGCGTATTAAGGGGCCTCAGTAAAGGTATATCCCTGAGGGTGGGGTCTCACTTTAACTGCATCCTTTGCAGTAAGGTGTTTAATAAGAAACAGGACGTTATTGAGCATTGGAGGGCACAGCACAACTGTGAAAATCCCACCCTTTTATGGGATGTCCTGGACTTCAAAGGGGAGAGCAAGCTAACTGATGGGCCAAATTAA
- the LOC109099453 gene encoding zinc finger protein 438 isoform X4, with the protein MKTQEHRSSPLKTHTQSDARTHSQMKGLQFRSIAPKAPVVVPSSAVLSCQPSSALPEASTAVSPKSILVPAQNYALMQVAGQEGTFSLVALPQAQQQQPIQKNLKLPIPRYQPVKSKSAPEKGSNKMLSPAKVSATIQAQSSAMTSDPVSEQLVVIDAPTSSEINVAPLLPGSQTDRKVEQKSDASPLKSQHYPSGTSLVAHVKKISPVKPQIESQASAGSAITVLSPTVFSKAVQIIPSPPKGKLPILPYAKVKNSLLAPTSFASTPFPDKQTVSGAKSSLKIPPDKIKSTDSKVESESLSQDHSNTQIKKPPGKRRGRKRKTMEDILAFEARKKRSLSFFRRRVPDKPPVGVSNSASQEKLLDISKKYRSIRPKPVLVMETTIPQLVPLPSLSTSENLDQEQLLLGQQISGKQSSQATEQQPAVDCKGGGGVIYTGSRPLHRCPTCNRCFQFKHHLQSHMNSHSNLRPYVCLVCRKAYAHSGSLSTHMKLHHAESRPRKSLCCEFCEKSFGYVGVYFSHLREVHRVILTVEPSISQHKENMSVEESSEADEQASEQHVDPVELQIKCGRCQAITPTFADMKLHLLYVHGEEVQVRLRDGAMHGGRDAEDELVKHAAHYWRQLNEKRNLVHCGTCDEEEFSFSKLKRHLHSQHQEARESQEEEEEEEMIGKEGRVLRGLSKGISLRVGSHFNCILCSKVFNKKQDVIEHWRAQHNCENPTLLWDVLDFKGESKLTDGPN; encoded by the exons GTGATGCACGTACCCACTCCCAAATGAAGGGTCTCCAGTTTCGCAGCATTGCCCCCAAAGCCCCAGTAGTGGTTCCATCATCTGCAGTTCTATCCTGCCAGCCTTCCTCAGCCCTTCCAGAAGCATCCACAGCTGTCAGCCCCAAATCCATCCTTGTCCCTGCCCAGAACTATGCACTCATGCAGGTGGCTGGACAAGAGGGGACCTTCTCATTGGTGGCCTTACCTCAGGCACAACAGCAACAGCCAATCCAGAAGAACCTTAAGCTGCCTATTCCTAGATACCAACCGGTGAAAAGCAAGAGCGCTCCAGAAAAAGGCAGTAACAAGATGCTGAGTCCAGCCAAGGTTTCTGCAACCATACAAGCTCAATCATCTGCTATGACATCAGACCCAGTATCTGAGCAGCTTGTTGTGATTGATGCTCCTACTTCGTCTGAAATCAATGTTGCACCCTTGCTCCCAGGTTCACAGACAGATCGAAAAGTGGAGCAAAAAAGCGATGCCAGTCCACTCAAAAGCCAGCACTATCCTTCTGGAACCTCCCTTGTTGCCCATGTCAAGAAAATCTCACCAGTTAAACCCCAAATAGAGAGTCAAGCCTCGGCTGGCAGTGCCATCACAGTCCTCTCACCCACTGTCTTTAGCAAAGCTGTTCAGATCATTCCATCTCCACCCAAGGGCAAGCTGCCCATCTTGCCCTATGCCAAGGTGAAGAACTCCCTCCTGGCACCAACCAGCTTTGCCAGCACCCCATTCCCAGACAAGCAGACTGTGAGTGGAGCCAAAAGCAGCCTGAAAATCCCTCCAGACAAAATCAAGTCCACAGACAGCAAAGTTGAAAGTGAAAGCCTAAGCCAAGACCACAGCAACACCCAAATCAAGAAACCTCCAGGCAAGAGACGGGGGAGGAAGAGGAAAACCATGGAGGATATTCTAGCCTTCGAGGCTCGAAAGAAGAGATCCTTATCGTTTTTCAGAAGGAGAGTGCCTGATAAACCTCCAGTTGGTGTGTCGAATTCTGCCTCTCAAGAGAAGTTGTTGGACATATCCAAAAAGTATCGGAGTATTCGTCCCAAGCCGGTACTGGTAATGGAAACCACTATTCCACAACTTGTTCCGCTTCCTTCCTTGTCAACATCAGAGAACCTTGATCAGGAGCAGCTCTTATTAGGACAGCAGATATCAGGAAAACAGTCTTCGCAAGCTACTGAGCAGCAACCTGCAGTAGATTGTAAAGGTGGTGGGGGAGTGATTTACACAGGAAGTCGTCCTCTGCACCGATGTCCTACCTGCAACAGGTGTTTCCAGTTCAAGCATCACTTGCAGAGCCACATGAACAGCCACAGTAACCTGCGGCCTTATGTCTGCCTGGTATGCAGGAAGGCCTACGCTCACTCGGGCAGTCTTAGCACTCATATGAAACTGCACCATGCGGAAAGCAGGCCCCGGAAGAGCCTTTGCTGTGAATTCTGTGAGAAGTCATTTGGCTATGTGGGTGTCTACTTCAGCCACTTGAGAGAGGTGCACCGGGTAATACTCACCGTTGAACCGTCCATCAGTCAACACAAAGAAAACATGTCTGTAGAAGA GTCTTCAGAAGCTGATGAACAGGCCTCAGAACAACATGTTGACCCAGTCGAGCTACAAATTAAGTGTGGGCGCTGCCAGGCCATCACCCCTACCTTTGCTGACATGAAGCTGCATTTGTTGTACGTGCACGGAGAGGAGGTCCAGGTGCGACTGAGGGATGGGGCCATGCATGGGGGCCGTGATGCAGAGGATGAACTGGTCAAACATGCAGCACATTACTGGAGGCAGCTCAATGAGAAACGCAACCTAGTACACTGCGGCACATGCGATGAGGAGGAGTTCTCCTTTTCCAAGCTCAAACGACACCTCCATTCTCAACATCAAGAAGCTAGAGAGAGtcaagaagaggaggaagaagaggagatgATAGGTAAGGAGGGCCGCGTATTAAGGGGCCTCAGTAAAGGTATATCCCTGAGGGTGGGGTCTCACTTTAACTGCATCCTTTGCAGTAAGGTGTTTAATAAGAAACAGGACGTTATTGAGCATTGGAGGGCACAGCACAACTGTGAAAATCCCACCCTTTTATGGGATGTCCTGGACTTCAAAGGGGAGAGCAAGCTAACTGATGGGCCAAATTAA
- the LOC109058387 gene encoding male-specific lethal 1 homolog has translation MNMRPECFSKVGLYSNNCDLSPSQTRHPVSVRREIGDPFGDTPDRTRQHPILDKTLGGKAERTSLPLKPGRELAVASEAGSVGTETLSSQAKQMGGEGTPVKSKTPFGQTNTIDNKPEFVSMNSHSNSRDPVGEKSAKGLETMGVSNENSEGKRTNMRKISSHPHAQATCLKQLLLLQLDLIEQQQQQLQSKDKEIDELKSDRDTLLARIERMERRLQLLSKEPRDKRLFQPLERWVPDSDDFWESHLGDSPQSQASKSSGKVQKRKFSLLDAKNQRSRGKTSKMTPQKLETEGTSPCQRDLRNKETPEKTNVVKSSGQMDPQPEGEEDSKETEDLPYMTTTEMYLCCWQQPPASPLRDESPKKEEDVAIPSWRENTMEPLQEEEAVDIPENLDDNVFLKRHAKLELDEKRRKRWDIQRIREQRMLQRLQQRMEKKKTNVQESEPELFSFYPDVDNVEAIMVTPFLPVVAFGRPLPSLPQQNFELPWLDERSRCRIENQKKQTPHRTCRK, from the exons ATGAATATGCGACCCGAATGCTTTTCTAAAGTGGGATTGTACTCAAACAACTGTGACTTAAGCCCATCTCAAACAAGACACCCAGTTAGTGTCCGAAGAGAGATTGGAGATCCTTTCGGTGACACTCCTGACAGGACCAGACAACATCCGATCTTGGACAAGACTCTGGGTGGGAAAGCTGAACGGACTTCATTGCCTTTAAAGCCTGGCAGAGAGTTGGCTGTCGCTTCAGAGGCTGGCTCTGTGGGCACAGAAACACTGTCATCTCAAGCTAAACAAATGGGGGGTGAAGGCACCCCTGTAAAAAGTAAAACTCCTTTTGGACAGACCAACACCATTGATAACAAGCCAGAGTTTGTATCCATGAATTCACATAGTAATTCTAGAGACCCTGTGGGTGAGAAAAGTGCCAAAGGGTTAGAGACTATGGGGGTGTCTAATGAAAACTCAGAGGGCAAAAGGACGAATATGAGGAAAATCAGCAGTCATCCTCACGCACAAGCCACTTGCCTGAAACAACTGCTTCTGCTTCAGCTGGACTTGATAgagcaacaacagcaacagctgCAGTCTAAGGACAAGGAAATAGATGAACTCAAATCAGACAGAGACACG TTGCTTGCCCGAATTGAGCGGATGGAGCGCCGTTTGCAGTTGTTAAGTAAGGAACCACGTGACAAGAGGCTCTTCCAGCCACTAGAGAGATGGGTTCCTGACAGCGATGACTTTTGGGAATCACATTTGGGTGACAGCCCTCAATCTCAGGCGTCTAAGTCAAGTGGCAAAGTGCAAAAGAG GAAGTTCAGCTTGTTAGATGCAAAGAATCAGAGGTCAAGGGGTAAGACCTCAAAAATGACCCCACAAAAATTAGAGACAGAAGGGACATCACCATGTCAGCGGGACCTACGAAACAAGGAGACCCCAGAGAAGACAAATGTTGTGAAATCCTCTGGGCAAATGGACCCGCAGCCAGAGGGAGAGGAAGACAGCAAAGAAACGGAAGATCTTCCGTACATGACAACAACTGAGATGTACCTCTGCTGCTGGCAGCAACCTCCAGCCTCTCCATTAAGGGATGAGTCTCCAAAGAAGGAAGAGGATGTTGCAA TCCCAtcatggagggaaaacacaatgGAACCCCTTCAGGAGGAAGAGGCTGTTGACATCCCTGAA aatctTGATGACAATGTTTTTCTGAAGCGGCACGCAAAGTTAGAACTGGATGAGAAGAGACGAAAAAG ATGGGACATTCAGAGAATACGTGAACAGCGTATGCTTCAAAGACTGCAGCAGCGCATGgagaagaaaaagacaaatgttCAGGAGAGCGAGCCAGAGTTGTTCTCGTTTTATCCTGATGTGGACAATG TGGAGGCCATCATGGTAACACCCTTTCTGCCAGTAGTGGCATTTGGTCGGCCTTTGCCCAGTTTGCCTCAACA AAATTTTGAGCTGCCCTGGCTTGATGAAAGAAGTCGATGTCGCATTGAAaaccaaaagaaacaaacaccTCACAGGACCTGTCGCAAATGA
- the LOC109099453 gene encoding zinc finger protein 438 isoform X1: MSKWIFRDSVADMKTQEHRSSPLKTHTQSDARTHSQMKGLQFRSIAPKAPVVVPSSAVLSCQPSSALPEASTAVSPKSILVPAQNYALMQVAGQEGTFSLVALPQAQQQQPIQKNLKLPIPRYQPVKSKSAPEKGSNKMLSPAKVSATIQAQSSAMTSDPVSEQLVVIDAPTSSEINVAPLLPGSQTDRKVEQKSDASPLKSQHYPSGTSLVAHVKKISPVKPQIESQASAGSAITVLSPTVFSKAVQIIPSPPKGKLPILPYAKVKNSLLAPTSFASTPFPDKQTVSGAKSSLKIPPDKIKSTDSKVESESLSQDHSNTQIKKPPGKRRGRKRKTMEDILAFEARKKRSLSFFRRRVPDKPPVGVSNSASQEKLLDISKKYRSIRPKPVLVMETTIPQLVPLPSLSTSENLDQEQLLLGQQISGKQSSQATEQQPAVDCKGGGGVIYTGSRPLHRCPTCNRCFQFKHHLQSHMNSHSNLRPYVCLVCRKAYAHSGSLSTHMKLHHAESRPRKSLCCEFCEKSFGYVGVYFSHLREVHRVILTVEPSISQHKENMSVEESSEADEQASEQHVDPVELQIKCGRCQAITPTFADMKLHLLYVHGEEVQVRLRDGAMHGGRDAEDELVKHAAHYWRQLNEKRNLVHCGTCDEEEFSFSKLKRHLHSQHQEARESQEEEEEEEMIGKEGRVLRGLSKGISLRVGSHFNCILCSKVFNKKQDVIEHWRAQHNCENPTLLWDVLDFKGESKLTDGPN; this comes from the exons GTGATGCACGTACCCACTCCCAAATGAAGGGTCTCCAGTTTCGCAGCATTGCCCCCAAAGCCCCAGTAGTGGTTCCATCATCTGCAGTTCTATCCTGCCAGCCTTCCTCAGCCCTTCCAGAAGCATCCACAGCTGTCAGCCCCAAATCCATCCTTGTCCCTGCCCAGAACTATGCACTCATGCAGGTGGCTGGACAAGAGGGGACCTTCTCATTGGTGGCCTTACCTCAGGCACAACAGCAACAGCCAATCCAGAAGAACCTTAAGCTGCCTATTCCTAGATACCAACCGGTGAAAAGCAAGAGCGCTCCAGAAAAAGGCAGTAACAAGATGCTGAGTCCAGCCAAGGTTTCTGCAACCATACAAGCTCAATCATCTGCTATGACATCAGACCCAGTATCTGAGCAGCTTGTTGTGATTGATGCTCCTACTTCGTCTGAAATCAATGTTGCACCCTTGCTCCCAGGTTCACAGACAGATCGAAAAGTGGAGCAAAAAAGCGATGCCAGTCCACTCAAAAGCCAGCACTATCCTTCTGGAACCTCCCTTGTTGCCCATGTCAAGAAAATCTCACCAGTTAAACCCCAAATAGAGAGTCAAGCCTCGGCTGGCAGTGCCATCACAGTCCTCTCACCCACTGTCTTTAGCAAAGCTGTTCAGATCATTCCATCTCCACCCAAGGGCAAGCTGCCCATCTTGCCCTATGCCAAGGTGAAGAACTCCCTCCTGGCACCAACCAGCTTTGCCAGCACCCCATTCCCAGACAAGCAGACTGTGAGTGGAGCCAAAAGCAGCCTGAAAATCCCTCCAGACAAAATCAAGTCCACAGACAGCAAAGTTGAAAGTGAAAGCCTAAGCCAAGACCACAGCAACACCCAAATCAAGAAACCTCCAGGCAAGAGACGGGGGAGGAAGAGGAAAACCATGGAGGATATTCTAGCCTTCGAGGCTCGAAAGAAGAGATCCTTATCGTTTTTCAGAAGGAGAGTGCCTGATAAACCTCCAGTTGGTGTGTCGAATTCTGCCTCTCAAGAGAAGTTGTTGGACATATCCAAAAAGTATCGGAGTATTCGTCCCAAGCCGGTACTGGTAATGGAAACCACTATTCCACAACTTGTTCCGCTTCCTTCCTTGTCAACATCAGAGAACCTTGATCAGGAGCAGCTCTTATTAGGACAGCAGATATCAGGAAAACAGTCTTCGCAAGCTACTGAGCAGCAACCTGCAGTAGATTGTAAAGGTGGTGGGGGAGTGATTTACACAGGAAGTCGTCCTCTGCACCGATGTCCTACCTGCAACAGGTGTTTCCAGTTCAAGCATCACTTGCAGAGCCACATGAACAGCCACAGTAACCTGCGGCCTTATGTCTGCCTGGTATGCAGGAAGGCCTACGCTCACTCGGGCAGTCTTAGCACTCATATGAAACTGCACCATGCGGAAAGCAGGCCCCGGAAGAGCCTTTGCTGTGAATTCTGTGAGAAGTCATTTGGCTATGTGGGTGTCTACTTCAGCCACTTGAGAGAGGTGCACCGGGTAATACTCACCGTTGAACCGTCCATCAGTCAACACAAAGAAAACATGTCTGTAGAAGA GTCTTCAGAAGCTGATGAACAGGCCTCAGAACAACATGTTGACCCAGTCGAGCTACAAATTAAGTGTGGGCGCTGCCAGGCCATCACCCCTACCTTTGCTGACATGAAGCTGCATTTGTTGTACGTGCACGGAGAGGAGGTCCAGGTGCGACTGAGGGATGGGGCCATGCATGGGGGCCGTGATGCAGAGGATGAACTGGTCAAACATGCAGCACATTACTGGAGGCAGCTCAATGAGAAACGCAACCTAGTACACTGCGGCACATGCGATGAGGAGGAGTTCTCCTTTTCCAAGCTCAAACGACACCTCCATTCTCAACATCAAGAAGCTAGAGAGAGtcaagaagaggaggaagaagaggagatgATAGGTAAGGAGGGCCGCGTATTAAGGGGCCTCAGTAAAGGTATATCCCTGAGGGTGGGGTCTCACTTTAACTGCATCCTTTGCAGTAAGGTGTTTAATAAGAAACAGGACGTTATTGAGCATTGGAGGGCACAGCACAACTGTGAAAATCCCACCCTTTTATGGGATGTCCTGGACTTCAAAGGGGAGAGCAAGCTAACTGATGGGCCAAATTAA
- the LOC109099453 gene encoding zinc finger protein 438 isoform X5: MKGLQFRSIAPKAPVVVPSSAVLSCQPSSALPEASTAVSPKSILVPAQNYALMQVAGQEGTFSLVALPQAQQQQPIQKNLKLPIPRYQPVKSKSAPEKGSNKMLSPAKVSATIQAQSSAMTSDPVSEQLVVIDAPTSSEINVAPLLPGSQTDRKVEQKSDASPLKSQHYPSGTSLVAHVKKISPVKPQIESQASAGSAITVLSPTVFSKAVQIIPSPPKGKLPILPYAKVKNSLLAPTSFASTPFPDKQTVSGAKSSLKIPPDKIKSTDSKVESESLSQDHSNTQIKKPPGKRRGRKRKTMEDILAFEARKKRSLSFFRRRVPDKPPVGVSNSASQEKLLDISKKYRSIRPKPVLVMETTIPQLVPLPSLSTSENLDQEQLLLGQQISGKQSSQATEQQPAVDCKGGGGVIYTGSRPLHRCPTCNRCFQFKHHLQSHMNSHSNLRPYVCLVCRKAYAHSGSLSTHMKLHHAESRPRKSLCCEFCEKSFGYVGVYFSHLREVHRVILTVEPSISQHKENMSVEESSEADEQASEQHVDPVELQIKCGRCQAITPTFADMKLHLLYVHGEEVQVRLRDGAMHGGRDAEDELVKHAAHYWRQLNEKRNLVHCGTCDEEEFSFSKLKRHLHSQHQEARESQEEEEEEEMIGKEGRVLRGLSKGISLRVGSHFNCILCSKVFNKKQDVIEHWRAQHNCENPTLLWDVLDFKGESKLTDGPN; encoded by the exons ATGAAGGGTCTCCAGTTTCGCAGCATTGCCCCCAAAGCCCCAGTAGTGGTTCCATCATCTGCAGTTCTATCCTGCCAGCCTTCCTCAGCCCTTCCAGAAGCATCCACAGCTGTCAGCCCCAAATCCATCCTTGTCCCTGCCCAGAACTATGCACTCATGCAGGTGGCTGGACAAGAGGGGACCTTCTCATTGGTGGCCTTACCTCAGGCACAACAGCAACAGCCAATCCAGAAGAACCTTAAGCTGCCTATTCCTAGATACCAACCGGTGAAAAGCAAGAGCGCTCCAGAAAAAGGCAGTAACAAGATGCTGAGTCCAGCCAAGGTTTCTGCAACCATACAAGCTCAATCATCTGCTATGACATCAGACCCAGTATCTGAGCAGCTTGTTGTGATTGATGCTCCTACTTCGTCTGAAATCAATGTTGCACCCTTGCTCCCAGGTTCACAGACAGATCGAAAAGTGGAGCAAAAAAGCGATGCCAGTCCACTCAAAAGCCAGCACTATCCTTCTGGAACCTCCCTTGTTGCCCATGTCAAGAAAATCTCACCAGTTAAACCCCAAATAGAGAGTCAAGCCTCGGCTGGCAGTGCCATCACAGTCCTCTCACCCACTGTCTTTAGCAAAGCTGTTCAGATCATTCCATCTCCACCCAAGGGCAAGCTGCCCATCTTGCCCTATGCCAAGGTGAAGAACTCCCTCCTGGCACCAACCAGCTTTGCCAGCACCCCATTCCCAGACAAGCAGACTGTGAGTGGAGCCAAAAGCAGCCTGAAAATCCCTCCAGACAAAATCAAGTCCACAGACAGCAAAGTTGAAAGTGAAAGCCTAAGCCAAGACCACAGCAACACCCAAATCAAGAAACCTCCAGGCAAGAGACGGGGGAGGAAGAGGAAAACCATGGAGGATATTCTAGCCTTCGAGGCTCGAAAGAAGAGATCCTTATCGTTTTTCAGAAGGAGAGTGCCTGATAAACCTCCAGTTGGTGTGTCGAATTCTGCCTCTCAAGAGAAGTTGTTGGACATATCCAAAAAGTATCGGAGTATTCGTCCCAAGCCGGTACTGGTAATGGAAACCACTATTCCACAACTTGTTCCGCTTCCTTCCTTGTCAACATCAGAGAACCTTGATCAGGAGCAGCTCTTATTAGGACAGCAGATATCAGGAAAACAGTCTTCGCAAGCTACTGAGCAGCAACCTGCAGTAGATTGTAAAGGTGGTGGGGGAGTGATTTACACAGGAAGTCGTCCTCTGCACCGATGTCCTACCTGCAACAGGTGTTTCCAGTTCAAGCATCACTTGCAGAGCCACATGAACAGCCACAGTAACCTGCGGCCTTATGTCTGCCTGGTATGCAGGAAGGCCTACGCTCACTCGGGCAGTCTTAGCACTCATATGAAACTGCACCATGCGGAAAGCAGGCCCCGGAAGAGCCTTTGCTGTGAATTCTGTGAGAAGTCATTTGGCTATGTGGGTGTCTACTTCAGCCACTTGAGAGAGGTGCACCGGGTAATACTCACCGTTGAACCGTCCATCAGTCAACACAAAGAAAACATGTCTGTAGAAGA GTCTTCAGAAGCTGATGAACAGGCCTCAGAACAACATGTTGACCCAGTCGAGCTACAAATTAAGTGTGGGCGCTGCCAGGCCATCACCCCTACCTTTGCTGACATGAAGCTGCATTTGTTGTACGTGCACGGAGAGGAGGTCCAGGTGCGACTGAGGGATGGGGCCATGCATGGGGGCCGTGATGCAGAGGATGAACTGGTCAAACATGCAGCACATTACTGGAGGCAGCTCAATGAGAAACGCAACCTAGTACACTGCGGCACATGCGATGAGGAGGAGTTCTCCTTTTCCAAGCTCAAACGACACCTCCATTCTCAACATCAAGAAGCTAGAGAGAGtcaagaagaggaggaagaagaggagatgATAGGTAAGGAGGGCCGCGTATTAAGGGGCCTCAGTAAAGGTATATCCCTGAGGGTGGGGTCTCACTTTAACTGCATCCTTTGCAGTAAGGTGTTTAATAAGAAACAGGACGTTATTGAGCATTGGAGGGCACAGCACAACTGTGAAAATCCCACCCTTTTATGGGATGTCCTGGACTTCAAAGGGGAGAGCAAGCTAACTGATGGGCCAAATTAA